A DNA window from Streptococcus sp. LPB0220 contains the following coding sequences:
- a CDS encoding ABC transporter permease encodes MNKNLKQIAVPLVSVLLGLVLGAIIMWAFSYDALWGYELLFKKAFGSIKSWGNISRAMGPLILVALGFSVASRAGFFNVGLPGQAFAGWIMATWFALSFPNMPRLLMIPMTVLIAAIAGGFIGAIPGFLRAYLGTSEVIITIMMNYIVLYGGNALIHSFPASLMKNKDSTIDVGANAVYQTEWLRNLTDKSQMNIGIFFAIIAVVVIWFLMKKTTLGFEIRAVGLNANAAEYAGMSAKRTIILSMIISGALAGIGGVAEGLGIYSNVYVQTSSMSVGFNGMAVALLAMNSPIGIPFAAFLFGALQIGGVGMKPAAIPEEVVQIVTASIIFFVCAHYIIEKMISMRSAKKGGAN; translated from the coding sequence ATGAATAAGAATTTAAAACAAATTGCCGTTCCATTGGTGTCTGTCCTTTTAGGATTGGTCTTGGGTGCCATTATTATGTGGGCCTTCAGCTATGATGCCCTTTGGGGATATGAATTGCTGTTTAAAAAAGCCTTTGGTTCGATTAAGAGTTGGGGAAATATTTCCCGTGCCATGGGGCCACTGATTTTGGTTGCTCTTGGATTTTCAGTAGCTAGCCGGGCCGGCTTCTTTAACGTTGGACTTCCTGGTCAGGCTTTTGCAGGATGGATCATGGCGACTTGGTTTGCCCTCTCCTTCCCAAATATGCCTCGCTTACTGATGATTCCGATGACCGTTTTGATTGCGGCTATTGCAGGTGGATTTATTGGAGCGATTCCTGGTTTCCTTCGTGCCTATCTCGGAACCAGTGAGGTCATTATCACCATTATGATGAACTACATTGTTCTCTATGGTGGGAATGCCTTGATTCATAGCTTCCCAGCTTCCTTGATGAAAAACAAGGACTCAACCATTGATGTGGGAGCCAACGCTGTCTACCAAACAGAGTGGTTGCGTAATTTGACAGACAAATCACAAATGAACATCGGGATCTTCTTTGCCATCATCGCAGTGGTGGTCATCTGGTTCTTGATGAAGAAAACAACACTTGGTTTTGAAATCCGTGCCGTTGGTCTCAATGCGAATGCGGCAGAATACGCAGGGATGTCTGCAAAACGGACCATTATCCTTTCTATGATCATTTCTGGTGCTCTTGCTGGTATTGGTGGGGTAGCAGAAGGTCTGGGTATTTACTCAAATGTCTACGTTCAAACCAGCTCGATGAGTGTTGGATTTAACGGAATGGCCGTAGCCCTTCTTGCGATGAATTCACCAATTGGTATTCCATTTGCTGCCTTCTTGTTTGGAGCACTTCAAATTGGGGGAGTTGGTATGAAGCCGGCTGCCATCCCTGAAGAAGTCGTTCAAATTGTGACAGCATCTATTATCTTCTTCGTATGTGCCCACTACATTATCGAAAAGATGATCTCGATGCGATCAGCTAAAAAAGGAGGAGCAAACTAA
- a CDS encoding ABC transporter permease translates to MSIVTILSILVSSMIVYAAPLIFTSIGGAYSEHAGVVNVGLEGIMVMGAFSGIIFNLTFEPTLGNLTPWLSLIVAAGIGVIFSLIHAVATIHFRADHIVSGTVLNLMAPPLAVFLVKAMYNKGQTDNIKVAFGKTSIPVLSKIPVIGDIFFNNASIIGWVAILFSFFAWFVMFKTKFGLRLRSVGEHPQAADTLGINVYRMRYLGVMISGALAGIGGAIYAQSVSVNFAVTTIVGPGFIALAAMIFGKWNPIGAMLASLFFGASQSLAVIGNQLPLLKGIPSIYLQIAPYVLTMVVLAAFFGQAVAPKADGVNYIKSK, encoded by the coding sequence ATGAGTATTGTAACGATTTTAAGTATTCTTGTTTCCTCTATGATTGTGTATGCGGCGCCGCTGATCTTCACAAGTATCGGAGGAGCATACTCAGAACACGCTGGGGTTGTTAACGTTGGCCTTGAAGGAATCATGGTTATGGGAGCCTTCTCAGGAATTATCTTTAACTTGACTTTTGAGCCTACCTTAGGGAATTTGACACCATGGTTGTCCTTGATTGTTGCTGCAGGAATCGGAGTAATTTTCTCCTTGATCCACGCGGTGGCAACCATTCATTTCCGTGCTGACCATATCGTTTCAGGTACAGTATTGAACTTGATGGCCCCTCCATTAGCCGTCTTTCTAGTTAAAGCAATGTACAACAAGGGACAAACTGATAATATCAAAGTTGCCTTTGGGAAGACATCTATTCCGGTCTTATCTAAAATTCCGGTGATTGGGGATATTTTCTTCAACAATGCCAGCATCATCGGCTGGGTTGCAATTCTCTTCTCATTCTTTGCTTGGTTCGTCATGTTCAAGACGAAATTTGGATTGCGTCTTCGTTCAGTTGGTGAACACCCACAAGCAGCAGATACATTGGGAATCAATGTATATAGAATGCGCTACTTAGGAGTGATGATCTCTGGTGCCCTAGCAGGAATCGGAGGAGCCATTTACGCTCAGTCAGTTTCTGTTAACTTCGCAGTAACTACTATTGTAGGTCCTGGATTTATCGCTCTCGCGGCTATGATTTTCGGGAAATGGAATCCAATCGGGGCCATGCTTGCTAGTCTCTTCTTTGGAGCTTCACAAAGTTTGGCTGTTATCGGGAATCAATTGCCTTTGCTTAAAGGTATCCCATCTATCTACTTGCAAATTGCGCCTTACGTCTTGACCATGGTTGTCTTGGCAGCCTTCTTTGGACAAGCAGTTGCACCAAAAGCAGATGGTGTTAACTACATTAAATCGAAATAA